The Larimichthys crocea isolate SSNF chromosome XI, L_crocea_2.0, whole genome shotgun sequence genome has a segment encoding these proteins:
- the wtap gene encoding pre-mRNA-splicing regulator WTAP: MTNEEPLPKKVRLSESDMKTLTREELCTRWKQHEAYVQVLEAKYADLCSNDVTGLKESEEKLKQQQQESARRENILVMRLATKEQEMQECTTQIQYLKQVQQPSAAQLRSSMVDPAINLFFLKMKAELEQTKDKLEQAQNELSAWKFTPDSQTGKKLMAKCRMLIQENQELGRQLSQGRIAQLEAELALQKKYSEELKSSQDELNDFIIQLDEEVEGMQSTILVLQQQLKDSRQQLTQTQGPLAGAGPSRTSPSASSSSAEPSTQPEQAGASSEPMGKDYGRVSNGPSNGNSSQRSETTTPSLYREVSSTEEDFPMSPMVSSPGEAETKLSNHSEEASGSQTAAGRVGGPVGFGSQLSAGYESVDSPTGSETSLTQHSNDTDSTTDPHEDKAALVTKGTRTAGSRHTQNGLDSSTSDSAVL; encoded by the exons ATGACCAACGAGGAGCCTCTACCCAAGAAG GTTCGCCTCAGTGAATCTGACATGAAGACCCTGACCAGAGAGGAGCTGTGCACAAG GTGGAAACAGCACGAAGCGTACGTCCAGGTCCTGGAGGCGAAATATGCAGATCTATGTT CCAATGACGTGACAGGGCTGAAGGAGTCGGAGGAGAAgctcaagcagcagcagcaggagtcgGCACGCAGGGAGAACATCCTGGTCATGCGACTTGCCACCAAGGAGCAGGAGATGCAAGAGTGCACA ACCCAGATCCAGTACCTCAAGCAAGTCCAGCAGCCGAGTGCGGCCCAACTGCGGTCATCCATGGTGGACCCAGCCATCAActtgtttttcctcaaaatgAAGGCTGAACTAGAACAGACTAAAGACAAACTGGAGCAGGCCCAAAATGAACTGAGTGCCTGGAAATTTACACCTGATAG CCAAACGGGGAAGAAACTGATGGCCAAGTGTCGAATGCTGATTCAGGAAAACCAGGAGTTGGGTAGGCAGCTGTCCCAGGGACGCATCGCCCAGCTGGAGGCTGAGCTGGCGCTGCAAAAGAAGTACAGCGAGGAGCTCAAGAGCAGTCAAGACG AATTGAATGACTTTATCATCCAGCTAgacgaggaggtggaggggatgCAGAGCACCATCCTCGTCCTGCAGCAGCAGTTGAAGGATTCTCGTCAGCAACTTACTCAAACTCAGGGGCCACTGGCCGGGGCAGGACCTAGCAGGACTTCACCCTCTGCTTCCAGCTCGTCTGCTGAACCGTCCACCCAACCCGAGCAGGCCGGCGCGTCCTCCGAACCGATGGGCAAAGACTACGGGAGGGTCTCCAACGGACCAAGCAACGGCAACTCATCCCAGAGGAGCGAGACCACTACACCCAGCCTGTACCGGgaggtcagcagcacagaggaagacTTCCCCATGTCCCCCATGGTCTCCAGCCCCGGGGAAGCGGAGACCAAACTGTCCAACCACTCGGAGGAGGCGTCAGGGAGTCAGACTGCTGCTGGGAGAGTTGGAGGACCCGTGGGTTTCGGGAGCCAGCTGAGCGCAGGGTACGAGAGCGTGGACTCTCCGACGGGCAGCGAGACGTCATTGACTCAACATTCGAATGACACAGACTCCACCACCGACCCCCATGAGGATAAGGCTGCCCTGGTGACCAAGGGCACCAGGACTGCAGGGTCACGGCACACTCAGAACGGCCTGGACTCCAGCACGAGTGACAGTGCGGTTTTGTAA
- the sod2 gene encoding superoxide dismutase [Mn], mitochondrial, translating to MLCRVGQIRRCAASLSQTLNQVAASRQKHTLPDLTYDYGALEPHINAEIMQLHHSKHHATYVNNLNVTEEKYQEALAKGDVTAQVALQPALKFNGGGHINHTIFWTNLSPNGGGEPQGELMEAIKRDFGSFQKMKEKMSAATVAVQGSGWGWLGYEKESGRLRIAACANQDPLQGSTGLIPLLGIDVWEHAYYLQYKNVRPDYVKAIWNVINWENVSERLQIAKK from the exons ATGCTGTGCAGAGTTGGTCAGATACGCAG GTGTGCAGCCAGCCTGAGCCAGACTCTGAACCAGGTAGCTGCTTCAAGGCAGAAGCACACCCTCCCTGACCTGACCTACGACTATGGTGCCCTGGAGCCCCACATCAATGCAGAGATCATGCAGCTGCACCACAGCAAGCACCACGCCACGTATGTCAACAACCTCAACGTCACAGAGGAGAAATATCAGGAGGCACTGGCAAagg GAGACGTGACGGCACAGGTTGCCCTCCAGCCTGCTCTGAAGTTTAATGGAGGAGGCCACATTAACCACACTATCTTCTGGACAAACCTCTCTCCTAATGGTGGAGGCGAGCCACAGG GGGAGCTGATGGAGGCCATTAAGCGGGACTTTGGCTCCTTCCAGAAAATGAAGGAGAAGATGTCTGCTGCTACAGTGGCCGTGCAGGGCTCGGGCTGGGGCTGGCTGGGCTACGAGAAGGAGAGTGGAAGACTTCGTATCGCTGCTTGTGCTAATCAGGATCCCCTGCAGGGATCTACAG GTCTCATCCCCCTCCTTGGTATTGATGTATGGGAGCATGCTTACTACCTTCAGTACAAAAATGTGCGGCCGGACTATGTTAAGGCTATCTGGAACGTCATCAACTGGGAGAACGTGAGCGAGCGTCTCCAGATCGCCAAAAAGTAG